From Rubripirellula reticaptiva, the proteins below share one genomic window:
- a CDS encoding HEAT repeat domain-containing protein has protein sequence MTTPLVRTTHLAAAYRRYLNSADAPRFASDVDDRYCGSTLTSLLRRGDVELRRAAALSLGTLGDHSAIEPLGRALGDSDRGVRLAADDSFRALLVRDAAPLHHQQLLKVMHLNDGGEYAGALAPTMILVDQAPRYAEAHHQLAICWHGLENFFQAEAAYTACLWHCRYHYPAWQGLARCRLMLGDGEAAISALKRCLDICPDIENARAQIRIIERKLRQANDS, from the coding sequence GTGACTACACCCCTGGTTCGGACCACTCATCTTGCAGCCGCGTATCGTCGTTATCTCAACTCAGCCGATGCGCCCCGATTTGCTTCGGATGTTGACGATCGATATTGCGGATCAACATTGACTTCGTTGCTTCGCCGCGGTGACGTTGAACTTCGTCGTGCAGCCGCATTGTCATTAGGAACGCTTGGCGATCATTCTGCGATCGAGCCACTCGGACGCGCACTGGGCGATTCGGATCGTGGTGTCCGATTGGCGGCGGATGATTCGTTCCGTGCCCTATTGGTTCGCGACGCCGCGCCGCTGCATCATCAGCAGTTGTTGAAAGTCATGCACCTCAATGATGGTGGCGAGTACGCAGGGGCACTCGCGCCGACCATGATTTTGGTCGACCAAGCACCACGTTACGCCGAGGCGCACCATCAGCTCGCGATCTGCTGGCACGGTCTGGAAAACTTTTTTCAAGCTGAGGCCGCTTACACAGCTTGCCTGTGGCATTGCCGATATCACTATCCGGCATGGCAAGGTCTGGCGCGATGCCGTTTGATGTTGGGCGACGGAGAGGCGGCGATCTCGGCACTGAAGCGTTGCTTGGACATTTGTCCGGATATCGAGAACGCCCGAGCCCAGATTCGCATCATCGAACGTAAGTTGCGCCAAGCCAACGATTCTTGA
- a CDS encoding DUF255 domain-containing protein — protein sequence MKAVALTLMTTLAITLLVVSPANAEIAWQTNLRTAHAQAQAEGKLLLLHFFTDNCSWCDKLEAGAFQDERVNASISQNFVAVKVHAGQSPKLAEMFKVTKFPMDVIVTTDGKTLSHGVSPQEATRYTAMLASTLSNLPAPNPAAASSSAIASNAPTAAPASIPAKSAVAAPTYAVTPASTKIATQQVAASEAIDSAKLAVEKKASSLELPKSVSTIADNTKLASSRVEDLAMSLPEQLSGPETKTPSISVSAPLAAAATAANAAVSKATNSNASAAIATDASQPELAMDGYCAVTVVDDAKWVEGSPEFGVIHLGKLYLFASKEKMATFLAKPIPYTPMLNEIDVVRFFEERVIVQGKREWALQDPTNRRMFFFADKAAMLHFENSYDRYVDAAIKVMETAVQESNP from the coding sequence ATGAAAGCGGTAGCCCTCACTCTGATGACCACGTTGGCGATCACGCTATTGGTCGTTAGCCCCGCCAACGCCGAAATCGCTTGGCAAACCAATCTTCGCACTGCACACGCCCAGGCTCAGGCCGAAGGCAAACTGTTGCTGTTGCATTTCTTCACCGATAATTGCAGCTGGTGCGACAAGCTGGAAGCGGGAGCGTTCCAAGACGAACGCGTCAACGCTTCGATCTCGCAAAACTTTGTCGCCGTGAAAGTTCACGCTGGGCAAAGTCCAAAACTGGCCGAGATGTTCAAAGTCACTAAGTTTCCGATGGACGTGATTGTCACGACCGACGGCAAGACTTTGTCGCACGGCGTCAGCCCGCAAGAAGCGACTCGCTACACCGCGATGTTGGCAAGCACGCTTTCGAACTTGCCCGCCCCCAACCCGGCGGCCGCTTCATCGTCAGCAATTGCTTCGAACGCTCCAACTGCTGCACCAGCCTCGATACCAGCCAAATCGGCCGTTGCGGCACCAACTTATGCGGTTACTCCAGCATCGACGAAGATCGCAACTCAGCAAGTCGCTGCAAGCGAAGCGATTGACTCGGCCAAGCTAGCTGTCGAAAAGAAAGCCAGCAGCCTGGAACTTCCAAAATCAGTTTCGACGATTGCTGACAACACCAAGCTTGCCAGCTCGCGTGTCGAAGACCTGGCGATGTCGCTTCCTGAGCAACTTAGTGGACCGGAAACGAAGACTCCATCGATCAGCGTATCGGCTCCGCTTGCTGCCGCTGCGACTGCAGCGAACGCAGCAGTTTCAAAGGCAACCAATTCGAATGCATCCGCTGCAATCGCCACGGATGCATCACAGCCCGAACTGGCAATGGACGGCTATTGTGCTGTTACGGTGGTCGACGACGCCAAGTGGGTCGAAGGAAGTCCAGAGTTTGGTGTGATTCACCTCGGCAAACTGTATCTATTCGCCAGCAAAGAAAAGATGGCAACGTTCTTGGCCAAGCCGATTCCTTACACGCCGATGCTGAATGAAATCGACGTGGTACGGTTCTTCGAAGAACGCGTCATCGTTCAAGGCAAACGCGAATGGGCTCTGCAAGATCCTACCAACCGCCGTATGTTCTTCTTCGCTGACAAAGCCGCGATGTTGCACTTCGAAAACAGCTACGACCGCTACGTCGACGCAGCCATCAAGGTGATGGAAACTGCTGTCCAAGAATCCAATCCGTAG
- the rho gene encoding transcription termination factor Rho: MAKKRTNRNRNGSGNQGNGSPNGGSGNGGGYNGGGGGGNANGGGGGGSGKPRVRRRRRGGGGGGGGGGNSNGGGGVDREPEIANDAPLVEGEGILELHPNGYGFLRTAESNYSRERSDPFVPGTMIEKFGLRQGVYIKAMVQEARRQQGPRVREILEVEGIKPEDYPEVANFDNLTAINPEKWLRLETGQRPITNRVIDLLAPMGLGQRALIVAPPRSGKTIMLQDIASGIAANHPDVKLMVLLIDERPEEVTDMKRSIVGGEVIASSLDMDVESHVRLSQLVIDRAKRIAESGQDVFLMLDSITRLARAFNKWVGRGGRGGATMSGGLDIKAMDIPKKLFATARAFQEGGSLTIVGTCLVDTNSRMDEAIFQEFKGTGNMELVLDRKLADRRVWPSIDISQSGTRREELLHDEETYEAVTMLRRTLSSMHPCDAMEQLTKQLGRFVSNDEFIKLISGAKTSL, from the coding sequence ATGGCAAAGAAACGCACCAATCGCAATCGGAATGGTTCCGGAAATCAAGGCAACGGCAGTCCCAATGGCGGATCCGGTAACGGCGGCGGCTACAACGGTGGCGGAGGCGGCGGAAACGCAAATGGTGGTGGCGGCGGAGGAAGCGGCAAGCCTCGCGTTCGGAGACGTCGCCGAGGTGGTGGCGGTGGCGGAGGCGGCGGAGGAAACTCAAACGGTGGCGGCGGAGTAGATCGCGAACCGGAAATCGCCAACGATGCACCGCTCGTCGAAGGCGAAGGCATTCTGGAATTGCACCCCAACGGATATGGTTTTCTGCGAACTGCCGAAAGTAACTATTCTCGCGAACGAAGCGATCCGTTTGTGCCCGGCACGATGATCGAAAAGTTCGGCCTTCGCCAAGGTGTCTATATCAAGGCGATGGTTCAAGAAGCACGCCGCCAACAGGGGCCGCGTGTTCGTGAAATTTTAGAAGTCGAAGGCATCAAGCCAGAAGACTATCCCGAAGTCGCCAACTTCGACAATTTGACAGCGATCAATCCCGAAAAATGGCTGCGGCTCGAAACGGGACAGCGCCCCATCACGAACCGCGTCATCGATTTGCTCGCTCCGATGGGATTGGGGCAACGAGCTTTGATCGTCGCACCGCCTCGCAGCGGTAAAACGATCATGTTGCAGGACATCGCCAGCGGAATCGCAGCGAATCATCCAGATGTCAAATTGATGGTGCTGTTGATCGACGAACGACCGGAGGAAGTCACGGATATGAAGCGAAGCATTGTCGGTGGCGAAGTCATCGCAAGCTCGTTAGACATGGATGTCGAAAGTCACGTTCGACTGAGCCAGTTGGTCATTGATCGGGCCAAGCGTATCGCTGAATCGGGCCAAGATGTCTTTCTGATGCTCGATTCGATCACGCGTTTGGCGCGGGCGTTCAACAAATGGGTTGGCCGAGGCGGACGCGGTGGCGCGACCATGTCGGGCGGCTTGGACATCAAGGCGATGGACATTCCGAAAAAGCTGTTTGCGACCGCACGTGCCTTCCAGGAAGGCGGATCGTTGACGATCGTCGGCACTTGTCTGGTCGATACGAATAGCCGCATGGACGAAGCGATTTTTCAAGAGTTCAAAGGCACCGGTAATATGGAATTGGTGCTGGACCGTAAACTCGCCGACCGCCGTGTTTGGCCGTCGATCGACATTTCGCAAAGCGGTACACGCCGCGAAGAACTGTTGCACGACGAAGAAACTTACGAAGCCGTTACGATGCTCCGCCGGACGCTCAGCTCGATGCATCCGTGCGATGCGATGGAACAGTTGACCAAACAACTGGGCCGTTTTGTCAGTAACGATGAATTTATTAAGCTGATCAGTGGCGCGAAAACGTCGCTGTAA
- a CDS encoding CehA/McbA family metallohydrolase domain-containing protein yields the protein MRPWTLLIVLTLTFACNVFADEPEKQLPSTDPPSTRLPATWWKGNLHTHSLWSDGDQFPEMIADWYRERGYHFLALTDHNVLSEGMRWMPMAKIIERSDAGILDRYRQRFGEDWVETTGETGEKDHQVRLKPLDEFRYLLEQSGKFILIPAEEISDKSEGKPVHINATNVAEALQPVGGDTVRETIENNLRAILEHEKSHGREVLPHVNHPNFGYAITAEDLAAVISEQFFEVYNGHPGVNQLGDDDHPSIERMWDLINAIRQNSLNIPPMMGIATDDSHEYHGKPGSRPGRGWVMVRSRYLTPEHLIRAMKRGDFYASSGVSLTDVRFDDSTKTLAIEIDAQPGVTYRTDFIASLANQSSEDGKESESIDEHRIGVVVATSDQTSAKYTMTGKELYLRAVVTSSEPPKDPSFTGQKQQAWTQPVGWRELR from the coding sequence ATGCGACCGTGGACACTTTTGATCGTTTTGACGTTAACTTTTGCGTGCAACGTTTTTGCAGACGAACCGGAAAAGCAACTTCCTTCCACTGATCCACCTTCCACCAGGCTGCCTGCAACTTGGTGGAAAGGGAATCTGCACACGCATTCGCTTTGGAGCGACGGTGACCAGTTCCCCGAAATGATTGCGGACTGGTATCGCGAACGAGGCTACCACTTTCTAGCGCTCACCGATCACAACGTGCTAAGCGAGGGGATGCGTTGGATGCCGATGGCGAAAATTATCGAGCGAAGTGACGCTGGAATCTTGGATCGGTATCGCCAGCGGTTTGGCGAGGACTGGGTCGAAACAACCGGCGAGACCGGCGAAAAAGACCATCAAGTGCGTTTGAAACCGCTCGACGAATTTCGATATTTGCTGGAACAATCGGGAAAATTCATCCTAATTCCAGCAGAGGAGATTAGCGACAAATCCGAAGGAAAGCCGGTCCACATCAATGCCACCAACGTTGCCGAAGCGTTACAGCCAGTCGGTGGCGACACGGTTCGCGAAACCATCGAAAACAATCTGCGAGCAATCCTAGAACACGAGAAGTCGCATGGACGTGAAGTCCTGCCTCACGTGAATCATCCCAACTTTGGATATGCGATCACAGCGGAAGACTTGGCGGCGGTGATTTCTGAACAGTTTTTCGAAGTTTACAACGGACACCCGGGTGTGAACCAACTCGGTGACGATGATCACCCCAGCATCGAGCGAATGTGGGATCTGATCAACGCGATCCGGCAAAACTCGCTGAATATTCCACCAATGATGGGAATCGCCACCGATGATTCCCATGAGTACCACGGCAAACCGGGCTCGCGTCCGGGTCGCGGATGGGTAATGGTTCGCAGCCGATATTTGACACCCGAGCATTTGATTCGCGCGATGAAGCGGGGCGACTTCTATGCGTCCAGCGGTGTTTCGCTGACCGACGTACGTTTCGATGACTCGACAAAAACTCTGGCAATCGAAATCGACGCACAGCCTGGCGTTACCTATCGAACGGACTTCATCGCATCCCTTGCAAATCAATCCAGCGAGGATGGAAAGGAATCGGAGTCGATTGACGAGCACCGGATCGGAGTCGTCGTGGCCACTTCAGATCAAACATCGGCTAAGTACACGATGACTGGCAAAGAACTGTATCTTCGCGCGGTGGTGACCAGCAGCGAACCACCGAAAGATCCATCGTTCACCGGCCAGAAACAACAAGCATGGACACAGCCGGTGGGATGGCGCGAGTTGCGATAA
- a CDS encoding SLC13 family permease: protein MQHFRWIAIAAGSVLAIIAYGVCTATFGVSHPTAVTAAVTLLCGVWWCTEAVPIPVTSLVPFVVFPFAGVLDHGQLAQAYGDKFVLLFLAGFMISRAAERSESHLRVSHGMMHLLGTGSQRRVVLGFLLAPAFCSMWISNTATALIMLPVAIAVLQEQKDAKLSAPLLLAVAYGSSLGGMATIIGTPPNGVFVSIYEQQTGRTVDFFSWLKIGVPVSALMLVVAGAWLTRGLGKAVTPRTDQMGPWTPAQKRVLAIIAGTAVLWMTRSAPFGGWAAWLDMPMAHDATVGLAAVVLMFLVPSGEVDSQGSPKPLLDWETAHDIPWGILILFGGGLAIAKAAEVTGLSQSIGNQLAMLDGIHPALLIGIVCLTVTFLTEVTSNMATTTLLMPILGAASVGAGFDASALMIPATLSASCAFMLPVATPPNAIIFGSDQITIREMVKAGFALNLIGVVVITAVCYFVLDLKSGIGN from the coding sequence ATGCAACACTTCCGCTGGATCGCCATCGCAGCCGGGTCCGTTTTGGCAATCATCGCGTATGGCGTCTGCACAGCGACGTTCGGAGTATCGCATCCGACGGCCGTGACTGCCGCGGTGACACTTTTGTGTGGCGTTTGGTGGTGCACCGAAGCGGTCCCGATTCCGGTGACGTCGCTCGTTCCGTTTGTCGTGTTCCCGTTTGCCGGTGTGCTCGACCACGGACAGTTGGCACAGGCGTACGGCGACAAGTTCGTGTTGCTGTTTTTGGCCGGTTTCATGATCTCGCGTGCCGCCGAACGATCCGAAAGCCACCTGCGAGTCTCCCATGGAATGATGCATTTGTTGGGCACCGGATCCCAACGACGCGTCGTGTTAGGTTTTCTGCTAGCGCCTGCATTTTGCAGCATGTGGATTTCCAACACTGCAACCGCGCTAATCATGTTGCCAGTTGCAATCGCCGTTTTGCAAGAACAAAAGGATGCGAAGCTTAGCGCGCCGTTGCTGTTGGCGGTGGCGTACGGATCCAGCCTCGGTGGCATGGCCACCATCATTGGAACGCCACCTAACGGGGTCTTCGTATCCATTTATGAACAACAGACCGGTCGCACGGTCGACTTCTTCTCTTGGCTGAAAATCGGCGTTCCGGTTTCGGCGTTGATGTTGGTTGTCGCCGGTGCCTGGCTGACTCGAGGCTTGGGAAAAGCGGTGACACCCAGAACCGATCAAATGGGGCCTTGGACACCGGCGCAAAAGCGAGTGTTGGCGATCATAGCCGGCACTGCCGTGCTTTGGATGACTCGCAGCGCTCCGTTTGGCGGCTGGGCGGCATGGCTGGACATGCCGATGGCACATGACGCGACCGTGGGACTAGCGGCTGTCGTGCTGATGTTTTTGGTCCCCAGCGGCGAAGTCGACTCGCAGGGCAGTCCCAAACCACTACTGGACTGGGAAACCGCACACGACATTCCCTGGGGCATACTGATTCTGTTTGGTGGTGGACTGGCGATCGCCAAAGCGGCTGAGGTCACCGGATTGTCCCAGAGCATTGGAAACCAATTAGCGATGCTAGACGGAATTCATCCGGCTCTGTTGATCGGCATCGTTTGCTTGACGGTGACTTTCTTGACCGAAGTCACATCCAACATGGCAACCACGACATTGCTGATGCCTATTTTAGGCGCAGCGTCGGTCGGTGCGGGATTCGATGCGTCGGCGTTGATGATTCCCGCCACCCTGTCGGCCAGCTGTGCTTTCATGTTACCGGTTGCGACGCCGCCGAACGCGATCATTTTTGGATCGGACCAGATCACGATTCGAGAAATGGTCAAAGCCGGTTTTGCACTTAATTTGATCGGCGTCGTTGTGATTACCGCAGTTTGTTACTTCGTTCTTGATCTAAAATCAGGCATCGGAAATTAG
- a CDS encoding dienelactone hydrolase family protein, translating into MRIQPVTAVELDTPYGPMHTHLFRPDRPGKFPGVMLFAEIYQMTGPIARTAAMIAGHGFLVAVPDVYHEFTKPGEAFAYDKEGTDRGNDLKTKKELASYDADARAVIDFFGNDQGCTGRIGSVGICLGGHLAFRAAMNPEVATGVCFYATDIHKGSLGLGMADDTLARVPEIGGEMMMIWGRQDPHIPGEGRRLIYDTMTAAETRFTWHEFNGEHAFMRDEGHRYDPALAQLLNSMACQQFTSCLK; encoded by the coding sequence ATGCGAATCCAACCTGTCACTGCTGTCGAACTTGATACTCCGTACGGCCCGATGCACACGCATTTGTTCCGGCCCGATCGTCCGGGAAAATTTCCGGGAGTGATGTTGTTCGCCGAGATTTATCAAATGACCGGCCCTATTGCTCGCACCGCAGCGATGATCGCTGGACATGGTTTCCTGGTCGCCGTTCCCGATGTTTATCACGAATTCACGAAACCTGGTGAAGCATTCGCATACGACAAAGAAGGGACCGATCGCGGCAACGATCTTAAGACCAAGAAAGAACTGGCAAGCTACGACGCTGATGCACGAGCCGTGATCGACTTCTTTGGCAACGATCAAGGGTGCACCGGCCGAATCGGCAGCGTTGGAATCTGCTTGGGCGGACACCTCGCATTTCGCGCCGCAATGAATCCCGAAGTTGCAACCGGGGTTTGCTTTTACGCGACCGATATTCACAAAGGCAGTCTCGGCTTGGGAATGGCCGACGATACGCTTGCCCGCGTTCCTGAAATCGGTGGCGAAATGATGATGATTTGGGGCCGTCAAGATCCGCACATCCCGGGCGAAGGTCGTCGATTGATCTACGACACCATGACAGCCGCCGAAACTCGGTTCACTTGGCACGAATTCAATGGCGAGCACGCTTTTATGCGCGACGAAGGTCATCGCTACGATCCGGCTCTCGCCCAGCTTCTTAATTCGATGGCGTGCCAACAATTCACAAGCTGTTTGAAATAG
- a CDS encoding sulfatase-like hydrolase/transferase: MKTKTASIASALLIGLIASLPCLTAVARTPATTDKPNIVLIFCDDLGYADVGFNADLFGVKTDVVTPNIDALARGGTICKQAYVTHPFCGPSRMGLLSGRMQHCFGGQKNLPDVAKHLEDYNSKGIPESETMISTVLQDAGYATSCVGKWHLGSSKPFHPNTRGFDQFFGFVGGGHQYFPSVTDNVEPKINDYQYFLERNGKDYLSPEGAYLTDMFSDEAVRIVSTNADAKKPFFLYLAYNAPHSPLQAKTEDLKFLYPEHQPKNPGNGVDYRDYETRQNYVAMMYAVDRGVGQIVSALEDPNGDSDKTDSIMDNTLIVFLSDNGGKIAQGASNAPLQDDKGSTHEGGIRVPMFMHWPAKVPAASVFDYPVLALDLYPTLAQLAGATVPSDKILDGKDIWQNFLAGKDSHENETMYWLRHHGGGNEVSLRRGNLKAYRKNFAVWKVFDMSTDIGELDNVASSHKAVLSSMIDDGLEWSKTHRDPQWHDTENGLNSWIENKMPRYDETFKMR; this comes from the coding sequence ATGAAAACCAAAACTGCGTCAATCGCATCCGCATTATTGATAGGGTTGATCGCAAGCTTGCCCTGCCTTACCGCCGTCGCGCGAACACCTGCGACCACCGACAAGCCGAACATCGTTCTGATTTTCTGCGATGACCTCGGGTACGCCGACGTTGGTTTCAATGCTGACTTATTCGGCGTTAAAACCGATGTGGTGACGCCTAACATTGATGCCCTCGCTCGCGGTGGCACGATTTGCAAACAAGCCTACGTCACGCACCCGTTTTGTGGACCCAGCCGAATGGGGCTGCTGTCCGGACGGATGCAGCACTGCTTTGGCGGACAAAAGAATCTGCCCGATGTTGCCAAGCACCTCGAGGACTACAACTCGAAGGGAATTCCGGAAAGCGAAACGATGATCAGCACCGTTTTGCAGGACGCTGGCTACGCGACAAGCTGTGTCGGCAAATGGCACCTCGGTTCCAGCAAGCCGTTTCACCCCAACACACGCGGCTTCGACCAGTTCTTTGGATTCGTGGGCGGCGGGCATCAGTACTTTCCATCGGTGACGGACAATGTCGAACCCAAAATCAACGACTATCAATATTTCTTGGAACGAAACGGCAAAGACTACCTGTCGCCCGAGGGTGCCTACCTAACCGACATGTTCTCTGACGAAGCGGTTCGTATTGTCTCGACCAACGCCGACGCGAAAAAGCCGTTCTTTTTGTACCTTGCCTACAACGCGCCGCACTCGCCTCTGCAGGCGAAGACAGAAGACTTGAAGTTTTTGTACCCCGAACATCAGCCAAAGAATCCAGGCAATGGAGTGGACTACCGCGACTACGAAACTCGCCAGAATTACGTTGCGATGATGTATGCCGTTGACCGCGGTGTTGGGCAAATCGTCAGTGCACTGGAAGACCCGAACGGCGATTCCGATAAAACTGACTCGATCATGGACAACACGCTAATCGTTTTCCTGAGCGACAACGGAGGCAAGATCGCTCAGGGTGCCAGCAACGCGCCGCTGCAAGACGACAAAGGTTCGACGCACGAAGGCGGCATTCGAGTTCCCATGTTCATGCACTGGCCCGCGAAGGTTCCTGCGGCATCCGTGTTCGACTATCCCGTGCTGGCACTCGATCTGTATCCGACGCTGGCCCAATTGGCCGGCGCCACCGTGCCGAGCGATAAGATTCTGGATGGGAAGGACATCTGGCAGAATTTCCTAGCAGGTAAGGACTCGCACGAAAACGAGACCATGTACTGGCTAAGGCATCACGGCGGCGGGAACGAGGTTTCACTCCGTCGCGGCAACTTAAAGGCCTACCGCAAAAACTTTGCCGTTTGGAAAGTCTTCGACATGTCGACTGACATTGGCGAATTGGACAACGTGGCATCGTCCCACAAAGCGGTCCTCAGCAGCATGATCGATGACGGCCTAGAGTGGAGCAAGACGCACCGAGATCCGCAGTGGCACGACACGGAAAACGGCCTGAATAGCTGGATCGAGAACAAAATGCCGAGATACGACGAGACATTCAAGATGCGATAG
- a CDS encoding RNA polymerase sigma factor has translation MTSNESASDAEKSFDAIDAKLIAEIKQHDSESLGHYIERHRTQLIGFLRSITTARLLSAVELDDLLQEVATSAVSSLNTAPLDQYEPMQWLQQVARRRVVDAHRYYFGAQRRDSRRQQSLHAPNGGGDQDMGLEQLLAASMTSPSAAFSQDVRLNRMQLAIASLNDEQKSVIRMRYADGLATKQIAEQLGKTDVAIRVLLSRSMRQLEKLLEDVKPTR, from the coding sequence ATGACGTCGAACGAATCCGCCAGTGACGCAGAAAAATCATTCGATGCGATCGATGCGAAACTCATTGCTGAGATCAAACAGCATGATTCTGAATCGCTTGGTCACTACATCGAACGCCACCGAACCCAGTTGATCGGTTTCCTAAGATCGATCACGACGGCACGTCTGTTGAGCGCCGTCGAGTTAGATGATCTGCTGCAGGAAGTTGCGACGTCGGCAGTTTCAAGCCTGAACACGGCCCCGCTAGACCAGTACGAGCCAATGCAGTGGTTGCAACAGGTTGCCCGACGCCGAGTCGTTGATGCACACCGCTATTACTTCGGTGCCCAGCGACGTGATTCGCGCCGCCAGCAATCGCTGCATGCACCGAACGGTGGCGGCGATCAAGACATGGGACTCGAACAACTGTTGGCGGCCAGCATGACGTCGCCCAGCGCGGCATTCAGCCAAGACGTACGCCTAAACCGAATGCAACTGGCCATCGCCAGCCTTAACGACGAACAGAAGTCTGTGATTCGTATGCGATACGCTGATGGCTTAGCAACCAAACAAATCGCTGAACAGCTTGGCAAAACCGACGTCGCGATTCGCGTGCTGCTGTCCCGCAGCATGCGGCAGCTCGAAAAACTGCTCGAAGACGTCAAGCCAACACGCTAA